The Alnus glutinosa chromosome 3, dhAlnGlut1.1, whole genome shotgun sequence nucleotide sequence CTTGCTCTAGAAATGTATACATACAAATACATCTAAGCCCTTAGCATATGCTTTATATCGTATAACTCAattacacatatatacatacacttCACAACCCATTAAGCGGAACACATACATTTGAGCATATCTAAGCAAGAAAACAATTCATAAACATCAATACCAATATCATGCaatacatttcataaacatcaaAACAAATCTCATGCAATGCATTCTTTCATTCATtctcattttcattatttttcatgTATTTCTGAGAACTTGTTCCCGAAGGTCAATGACTTGTCCTTTGCTTACGGCTTATAGGAGACTTGTCCCATCGTTTACTACTAGAGGACTTGTCCCTATCATCCAACTTTTCTCACGTCATTCAACATTATTATTAAGTTAAAGCACTCGAGGACTTGTCCTCAGGGACTTGTCCCTTGGCCATGCTGGGGATCTGTCACAATACATTAATCTCTTATTCTCATTTGTACATAATAAGCAACATCATGAAATATTCATAAAACCAATCAATCCTTTGTTTTCATAATCATTCCTTAACATATTTCTTAACGCATGTAAATTCATCAAAATACATATAGTCATGTGTATTCACAAAATATTCGGCACATGTGAAACATAATAATCAAGTTTTAAAATAGGTATATTTTCCTTAGTAAGTTAATATACTTACAAATATCCCTTGACAATTGAGAAGGATCCCCAACTCAAGCACACATTGCAATATCACATTGCATTACACACTTAGAGACTAACCCACATTAAAATCCTAACGTTGGTAAAACCCTATAGTGCTCAAGTACTTCGAGCACTATCCTTTCATAAAATCTTAAGGTAAACTAGGGTTTAATCACCATTACACATCCAATTAAACCCATCATTAAGAAAATATAGGGTTTAATATTACCACCTCCAAATTGACCAAACTCAAGAGAAATTACGGTTTAGTTCAGACCTTTGATGAATGGAGAAATTGGAGTTCCAACACCATGAATCTACACCCGAAGCTTAGAAATGGAGTAGGAATCTTCCTTACACCCAAACCCTAGAACTGAGCCTTGCCCATTGTGAGAGAACGAGAGAAACAAGACAAAGATTGAGTTTTTGTGTGAATTGAAATCTCGTGTCTgctatttatattttgaattttggtcTTCAGATTGAATTGAAGGcataaaactattattttttctaaactcGTTTTCAGTTATTCAAAGTGTATGTTAAATActaacaaatattttaattatttcttgagtgtaataaTCTTTCATTAAAACTCTAATAAATTGATCCCATTTATACTCATAATCATTTTGAACCCACCCTATTACTATTGGAAACATTTCCTTCTTATTAGAGGACCCCTAAAGAAATATATGATCAAAACTTTTCAATGTATTACTTCTATGCAACATTCTTAATCTTTGGAGCATTTACATCATTACATTTTGGCTATTTTATTGGATTGTATTAAAGAGTTTATCGAATCAGAGTATCAATTAGCATGATTGACAACTAGGTTTTGACACATGAAGAATATATCTGGAGGTTGCATCAGGATATGACGGATCCATCTTCCAAAGGGTGGTTCTCTTTCAATCTTCAAAACCTAAGGTTATGGAAGTTATTGTGTTTGAAGGAGACAAAAGACAAGTTTTGTCTTTTAAAAAGGTGAGTTACGCTTTTAAAATTGGCTATTCTTTTAAAAAGGTGAGCTACGCATCAAAACCAAGGCATTTTGGGGAGTTCATGTCATTAAATAGCCATGTGCGATGCACTTGACTGTCATTTCgtcaaaaagatgaaaaatgttGACGGAGGCTCTAACTTGCCACAATTAGGTAATTTGGGATGGGTCGAATGTCACTTCATATACAATAAACTAACCAGAGcttttaaatcattattcaatatcattttatttcaatttactAGTACAAGGTACAAGTCACTACAACATAATGTTTAGTAAACATATACAACTAATTATAACATAAAGAGAGACTGACTTAGATCAAGTCAGTGCCTCACTAGAGAGCATCACAAAGGAATCCCTTCGATGAACCATATACTTGCACACGATATATCGCACATGACTCCCAAACCTGCTACAAAAACAATCATCTACGCAATTGTAGTGTTAGCCACATCCGCATAGATGGAATAATGAGTCCACAATCTcagcagtataaaactcactaagttttcgtaATGAGTcagcatttctttctttctactaTACGTTTATAATAACAGCTACAATTGATATAATActtcattttaaaacattttgtaACTGATATGGTAAACATTGGCGTTTTATAAATAAGTGAAATCATACTATGCAGCTGTGAATATACATACATGTTCCAATCTCCCGCTTGGAAGCACACATATAAAAACCCATCTACAACATACTATTTATACAtagctgtgaatatatatacatgttccAATCTCCTGCTTGGAAGCACGCACATATAAACCCATCTATAATATGCTATATATACACCTATATATCACATGACTCAGCTATACTTGTATGCAAGCCTTtcaaacctttgaaaaatacaaGTATACGAATACATCTAAGCAAGAAACacataaatcatcatatgcaatCTAGCCATAACGATATAGATATGTTCTGTTCCATTTAAACTCATATGCATATCGGTACATCTAGTATGAAATACCATATAATAAATCATGtccttcttcatcatcatcatcatcatcatcatcatgtcaTGCTTGCCTTTCATCCGTTTTCATTGTTTTGTTACTGACACCAATGAGACTTTAACCCAAACGGTCTTGTTGCTAATGCTGATGAGACTTCAACCTAACTAGTCTTACACTTGAGCTGCTGATGGGACTTCAACCCAAATGGTCTTGTTGTTGATGCCGATAAGACTTCAACCCAAATGGTCTTACACTTGAGTTGCCGATGAGACTTCAACCTAAATGGTCTTACGTTCCGCGTTCATATTTTGTTCCATGCTCATGCTTTCATGCCATATAGTCATCGTGTCCATACTTTCACAAACTTATGCATCAATTAACATCCTATACTTTTTCATGTCATTTTCAAACGTATTATGAAATCCTTAACTCATTATAACCCTCATAAATTATGTCTCATTCTAATTTGTCATAAATATGCTTGAAGCTCATAAATTTCACCAAATCATATCTCAACGTAATTcaaggtattgaaagcattctaAAAACATATACCATCATTATCGGCTCGAATTAAAGCAAATATTGCATTTTGTAATATCATAAAGTCCCAAAACTTAGTATCTTTTCCCAGTGAGTTAAATACTCAACCTAAACTGCTTAAGTGAGAGCTTGTGATGGAATCTCCAATGCAAGCCTTGCAATATACCATTGCATTCACAATTCAATAATACATTAAAACTAACCCAAAACATTTCTAATACTAAACTCCACTTAGGTTCTTGATTTGTCTCAAGAGCCAAACATCATGGTAACCCATAGAGTTTCCATGGATCCATTTGATAACCCAATAACTAAAAACACTAACCCATAGGAAAATCATAGGGTTAGACACAAAATCAATAATTTACAATACTTATACAAAATATTGGGTTTGGGTCTTACCTtggttttcaaccaaaaatgaAGTTTCGCCCCATGAAACTCTAACCTGTATGCTTGAATGTTGTTTAGAACTCTTCTAAACACAAATGAAGTAAAGGAATTTGAGGGATTAAGCTTTAACCCCAAAAGtcaaccaaaatacaaaaaaagttAAGGTTCgtggatttacctcaaaccaatcggtgaaAACAATGATCTTGCACTAAGAATTGTGTTTTCAAAGTCGGATTTGGCTTTGTAGGTCTCTATAAATCAATATCTAAGGTTTGAGTGCAAACCCTAGGtgtgagaagagagaaaatcgtGATAAAGTGGGAGAAAATGAGCTGAAATGACGGTTTCAACTATTTATATACCCGTGTGTTCGGACGGATTAGTGTGCCTTTCGGACATACTTCCAAAACTAAACTTTTTGCCTAACATGTTCGAAAACACCAATACCCCGTCTGGACACACCATAAATTAGGAACTTGCTATGCTACCGGTTTGGACACGCCAATGTCTCGTCCAGACCCACCCTACAAAGCTGAACTTTATGAGCTACCCGTCTGGACACGATAATTCCCCATCCGGACACCAGTCTCAAATTCAGAATTAACCAAATTGCTAAGCGTTCTCTCtcattctttatttaattacttacttAATTAgcgtaaattgtgttttaagcTCTTATTTAACATATTAGGCGTTACAGGAGaggttaattgtatttttctctagaatttaatgaaatgtTTTCTTActagttactttttttttttttttgacatgtccatacAAGAGGAGGGTgtgggattcgaactagtaaccttcgcttcatgaggcgtggtccctagccgattgagctaccccttagaGACATTTTCTTACTAGTTACTACTACTACTTTCTAGTTTCTACTATAATGTTCTTTGATGATCCTTATGTTTTACTTTCACTTTTAGttactttcattttatttacGAGTTCGTGATTTTATTGATGGACCATCCTGTTTTTGTTCTTTGGAGTGTTACCTTTGTTTTTGGAAGTGAGTTGTTGGATGTCGTGTTATTCTACTGATATGCAATGTTGGGAAAATTGGATGttgtttacattttattttgttttagagcAAAGAGaccttttattttgaaatttagaattacAGTACTGTTTAAGTGTTTATATTTCAGTTGaatggattatttttttttatattattttgtttaaattttatttatggcGCAAAGTGGCTGGGAAACATGGACTGTTAGGTTCTATAGGTGACTTGGTAACAAGCTAGTTACATTAGAATGTACATACAAATTTACATTAAACACTAAACATGTCAGAAAAAGCAGTCCTTCAGATTGCCTTCATATTATGAGCAAATTCTTCCATTGAATGATGTATATATAGTCCTTTAGAACTGGGCCCAAATCTGGGTCATGAAATGGGGTATTTGACCTCGAAGCTCTTGACCCGGTCCACTATAACAACGACCCTTTTCCTCTCCTCCCGCTCCGACTCTCCGTTGAGATTTTGGTAGACCGTAACATTCAGTAAAACTATTTTCATTTCGATTTTCGAGCATTCCTCTGCGACAAAACTCAGGTTCTCTATGTCTCTCTTCTCTACACGTATACatacatttttctatttgtaTGTTGTGTATATATGATGTTCCTGCTGTAGCGTCTGACAACTGTTTGAGGAAATGCCTCTACATGGTATTTTGTaattgtttggatttttttttttaatatatatgtttaagcCTGTGTGGAGCGTAATTTGGTTGGTTGGCAAGATCTTTGGCGAATGGCAAAGATGATTGTTGGGTCAGTGGCTTTGAAGCGATCGATATCAACTTTGTCATATCTCCGCGAAAGAATTAAGCAAACAGGTAAAGGGGTGATTAAGTCAATGCTTTAATATCAAGTAAAACATGTGAGGGACTCATGGGTAGAGATTTTGAGTATGCTGACATTTTTGTTTAActgtgttattttttgtttaaactagCAGAGAATGAGATTGTCGACATGTTTCGTTTACCTAGTACGAAAGATGAAGTGCAAAACTTTCCTACCAAGGGAAAGCTATCGAGGAAGGATCCCTCAGTTCGAAAATTGGATGAGAGATTTATTAGGATTTTGAAGATATTCAAGTGGGGGCCTGATGCGGAAAAGGCCTTGGAAGTGCTAAAGTTGAAAGTGGATCATCGATTGGTACGTGAGGTTCTGAAGATAGACGTTGAGGTCAATGTTAAGATTCAGTTTTTCAAGTGGGCTGGGAAGAGGAGGAACTTTGAACATGACTCAACCACGTACATGGCTTTGATCCATTGCTTGGACGAAGCTGGGGTAGTTGGTGAAATGTGGAAGACAGTTCATGAGATGGTTAGGAGTACGTGTATTATTGCTCCAGCTGAATTATCGGAAATTGTCAGAGTCTTGGGTAAGGCTAAAATGGTCAACAAGGCACTATCTGTCTTTTACCAGATAAAGAGTCGCAAGTGCAAACCCACGGCAAGGACTTACAATTCCATGATCTTGATGCTGATGCAAGAAGGTCATCATGAAAAAATCCATGAGCTTTATAATGAGATGTGTAATGAGGATAACTGTTTCCCAGATACAGTGACATATAGTGCACTCATATCGGCATTTGGGAAATTGGGTCGTGAGGATTCCGCCATCAGGTTGTTTGATGAGATGAAGGAGAATGGCTTGCAGCCCACTGCAAAGATTTATACGACATTGTTGGGAATTTATTTCAAGTTGAGTTGGGTAGAGAAAGCTTTGGGTCTAGTCCAGGAGATGAAAGAGAAGGGGTGTCCCCTAACTGTCTTTACTTACACAGAATTGATAAAGGGGCTTGGGAAAGCTGGGAGGATTGAAGAGGCTTACAGTATATATATTGATATGCTCAAAGGGGGTGGTAAGCCTGATGTTGTGCTCATAAACAATATGATAAACATT carries:
- the LOC133862335 gene encoding pentatricopeptide repeat-containing protein At3g16010-like produces the protein MAKMIVGSVALKRSISTLSYLRERIKQTENEIVDMFRLPSTKDEVQNFPTKGKLSRKDPSVRKLDERFIRILKIFKWGPDAEKALEVLKLKVDHRLVREVLKIDVEVNVKIQFFKWAGKRRNFEHDSTTYMALIHCLDEAGVVGEMWKTVHEMVRSTCIIAPAELSEIVRVLGKAKMVNKALSVFYQIKSRKCKPTARTYNSMILMLMQEGHHEKIHELYNEMCNEDNCFPDTVTYSALISAFGKLGREDSAIRLFDEMKENGLQPTAKIYTTLLGIYFKLSWVEKALGLVQEMKEKGCPLTVFTYTELIKGLGKAGRIEEAYSIYIDMLKGGGKPDVVLINNMINIFGRADRLQDALKIFNEMESLQCKPTVVTYNTIIKALFESKAPASEASSWFEKMKATGVAPSSFTYSILIDGFCKTNRVEKALLLLEEMDEKGFPPCPAAYCSLINSLGKAKRYEAANELFQELKENCGRSSARVYAVMIKHFGKCGRISEALDLFNEMKKLGCNPDVYAYNALMSGMVRSGMIDEAHSLLRTMEENGCYPDINSHNIILNGLARTGGPKRAGEIFTKMKQSKIKPDAVSYNTLLGCLSRSGMFEEAAKLMKEMNSRGFEYDLITYSSILEAVGKVDEDRNPVTF